A genome region from Pseudomonas pergaminensis includes the following:
- a CDS encoding ABC transporter permease, translating into MPGWLLGLSGLAGLLLLWWLGVKVFGASDGLSVRFSLAATFSSLWELLGRGELYLHIAVSLKRIVVGLFLALLVGVPLGLLVGSSRKLEAATTPAFQFLRMISPLSWMPIVVMLMGVGDQPIYFLLAFAAVWPIMLNTAAGVRQLDPRWLQLSSSLSATRWETLRRVIMPGVVGHVLTGVRLAIGIVWIVLVPCEMLGVSAGLGYYILDTRDRLAYSELMAMVLLIGLLGFALDAFARWLHRRWVHAG; encoded by the coding sequence ATCCCGGGCTGGTTGCTTGGGTTGAGTGGCCTGGCGGGGTTGCTGCTGCTGTGGTGGCTGGGGGTGAAGGTGTTTGGCGCATCTGATGGGTTGTCCGTGCGTTTCTCCCTGGCCGCCACCTTCAGTAGCCTGTGGGAATTGCTCGGGCGCGGTGAGCTGTACCTGCACATTGCAGTAAGCCTCAAGCGCATTGTTGTCGGGCTGTTCCTGGCCTTGCTGGTCGGTGTCCCGCTGGGCTTGCTGGTCGGCAGTTCGCGCAAGCTGGAGGCGGCGACCACGCCGGCCTTCCAGTTCCTGCGCATGATCTCGCCGTTGTCGTGGATGCCCATCGTGGTGATGCTGATGGGGGTAGGGGACCAGCCGATCTATTTCCTGCTGGCCTTTGCCGCCGTGTGGCCGATCATGCTCAACACCGCCGCAGGCGTGCGCCAATTGGACCCGCGCTGGTTGCAGTTGAGCAGCAGCTTGAGTGCGACCCGCTGGGAAACCTTGCGCCGGGTGATTATGCCTGGCGTTGTCGGGCATGTGCTGACGGGCGTGCGCCTGGCGATTGGTATCGTGTGGATCGTGTTGGTGCCGTGCGAGATGCTCGGGGTCAGCGCCGGGCTGGGTTATTACATCCTCGACACCCGTGATCGCCTGGCCTATTCGGAGCTGATGGCGATGGTGCTGCTGATCGGGCTGTTGGGCTTTGCCCTGGATGCGTTTGCGCGCTGGTTGCACCGGCGTTGGGTGCATGCCGGCTGA
- a CDS encoding ABC transporter substrate-binding protein, which produces MCLDDLTHSRRDFLKLSAVLSAAGALPLLSSLQARAASEPDAPVRIGYLPITDATPLLVAHNNGLFEAEGIKAERPVLLRSWAQVIEAFISGQVNVIHLLSPMTVWARYGSKVPAKVVAWNHVGGSGLTVSPGITDVKQLGGKSVAIPFWYSIHNVVVQQLFRDNGLTPVARAAGSAMAANEVNLIVLPPSDMPPALASKRIDGYIVAEPFNALAENLKVGRVQRFTGDVWRNHACCVVFMHEHDLANRPEWSQKVVNAIVKAQVWTRDNREEAVKLLSKDGPNRYTPHAEPVLSKVLAPAAADRAAYLADGAIQHGNWDEHRIDFQPYPFPSYTEELVRRLKDTLIEGDKKFLVDLDPAFVAKDLVDDRFVRNAIEAVGGMRTFGLPDGYARREEIGV; this is translated from the coding sequence ATGTGCCTGGATGACCTGACCCACTCGCGCCGCGACTTTCTCAAACTCTCGGCGGTGCTGAGTGCCGCCGGCGCCTTGCCGCTGTTGAGCAGCCTGCAAGCCCGCGCCGCCAGCGAGCCGGATGCACCGGTACGCATCGGCTACCTGCCGATCACCGACGCCACGCCTCTGCTGGTTGCGCACAACAATGGCCTGTTCGAAGCCGAAGGCATCAAGGCCGAGCGCCCGGTGCTGCTGCGCAGTTGGGCGCAGGTGATCGAGGCGTTTATCTCGGGCCAGGTCAACGTGATTCACCTGTTGTCACCGATGACCGTGTGGGCGCGGTATGGCAGCAAGGTACCGGCCAAAGTGGTGGCCTGGAACCATGTGGGCGGCTCGGGCTTGACCGTGTCGCCGGGCATTACTGATGTGAAGCAACTGGGCGGCAAATCGGTGGCCATTCCGTTCTGGTATTCGATCCATAACGTGGTGGTGCAGCAACTGTTCCGCGACAACGGCCTGACCCCGGTCGCGCGAGCAGCGGGCAGCGCGATGGCGGCCAATGAGGTCAACCTGATCGTGTTGCCACCGTCGGACATGCCACCGGCCTTGGCCAGCAAGCGCATCGACGGCTACATCGTCGCCGAGCCGTTCAATGCCCTGGCAGAAAACCTCAAGGTTGGCCGGGTACAGCGCTTTACCGGCGACGTGTGGCGCAACCATGCGTGCTGCGTGGTGTTTATGCACGAGCACGATTTGGCCAACCGCCCGGAGTGGTCGCAGAAGGTGGTGAATGCCATCGTCAAGGCACAGGTCTGGACCCGCGACAACCGTGAAGAGGCGGTGAAGCTGTTGTCCAAGGACGGCCCGAACCGCTACACCCCGCATGCCGAGCCGGTGTTGAGCAAGGTGCTGGCGCCTGCCGCCGCTGACCGTGCTGCCTACCTGGCCGACGGTGCGATCCAGCATGGGAACTGGGATGAGCACCGTATCGACTTCCAGCCCTATCCCTTCCCGAGCTACACCGAGGAACTGGTGCGCCGCCTGAAGGACACCCTGATCGAGGGCGACAAGAAATTCCTCGTCGACCTTGACCCGGCGTTCGTCGCTAAGGACCTAGTGGATGACCGCTTTGTGCGCAACGCCATCGAGGCGGTGGGCGGCATGCGGACCTTTGGTTTGCCGGACGGCTATGCGCGACGCGAGGAGATCGGCGTTTGA
- a CDS encoding ABC transporter ATP-binding protein produces MTSAVLSAQGICLGYASGPVLQGFDLHLQPGEVVSILGPSGVGKSSLLRVLAGLQAPQGGSVRALGEPLDGPHPRVAVAFQDPSLLPWLSLEKNVAFGLDFARQPQLSHDERRRRVDHAITAVGLEHARQQFPAQLSGGMAQRTALARCLARQPQVLLLDEPFGALDEVTRADMQHLLLKVNREQGSAAVLITHDIDEALLLSDRILLLGNRPARTLGEWLIDLPQPREEQVEAIGALRIDILKTLRQASRPQPNPLDLLEPAHVPG; encoded by the coding sequence ATGACCAGTGCCGTACTGAGCGCCCAGGGGATTTGCCTGGGGTATGCCAGCGGGCCGGTGCTGCAGGGCTTTGACCTGCACTTGCAGCCCGGTGAAGTGGTGTCGATCCTGGGCCCCAGCGGTGTTGGCAAGTCCAGTCTGTTGCGGGTGCTTGCCGGTCTGCAGGCCCCGCAGGGCGGCAGTGTGCGGGCGTTGGGCGAACCGTTGGACGGCCCCCATCCGCGCGTGGCCGTGGCCTTCCAGGACCCCAGCCTGTTGCCCTGGCTGAGCCTGGAAAAGAACGTCGCCTTCGGCCTCGACTTCGCTCGGCAGCCGCAATTGAGCCACGACGAACGTCGCCGCCGCGTTGATCACGCCATCACCGCCGTTGGCCTGGAACATGCGCGCCAGCAGTTCCCGGCGCAGCTCTCCGGTGGCATGGCCCAGCGTACGGCGCTGGCCCGTTGCCTGGCGCGCCAACCCCAAGTGCTGTTGCTGGATGAACCCTTCGGGGCCCTGGACGAAGTGACCCGCGCCGACATGCAGCACCTGCTGCTCAAGGTCAATCGCGAGCAAGGTTCGGCAGCGGTGCTGATCACCCATGACATTGATGAAGCGCTGTTGTTGTCCGACCGCATCCTGCTACTGGGTAACCGCCCGGCGCGGACGTTGGGCGAGTGGCTGATCGACCTGCCGCAACCACGGGAGGAACAGGTCGAAGCCATCGGCGCGTTGCGCATCGACATTCTTAAAACCCTACGGCAGGCGAGCCGCCCTCAACCCAACCCCCTTGACCTGCTGGAGCCTGCCCATGTGCCTGGATGA
- a CDS encoding acyl-CoA dehydrogenase family protein → MLDPILSRWLDIQAQALDVGSCDPQEVLPRLAEANVLRIGVPTQLGGLGGDVAGAVEAIANVASHSLAAAFVCWGQRSFIEYLLQSPNAKLRERLLPDLLSGRLAGATGLSNAMKFLSGIETLQISAEPTDDGWTLNGRLHWVTNLRKSGFVAAAAIEHAAGGAPFILAIPDSVAGLQRSSDLELLGLQSSNTAALGLEGVALSRDWLLHEDARKFLPAVRPAFLGLQCGLAIGLARRSLAEVAYHLGATRTVLREELETLRVTLEHLVTDLKSGLLAGRFAAEPVPLFKLRIALAETATSAVQLELQASGGKAYLTAHGSGFARRWRESAFVPIVTPSLVQLRTELQRQANL, encoded by the coding sequence ATGCTTGACCCCATCTTGAGCCGTTGGCTCGACATCCAGGCGCAAGCCTTGGATGTGGGCAGTTGCGACCCACAGGAAGTGCTGCCACGGCTGGCAGAGGCCAACGTATTGCGCATCGGCGTGCCGACTCAACTGGGTGGCCTGGGCGGTGATGTGGCAGGCGCGGTGGAAGCCATTGCCAATGTCGCCAGCCATTCCCTGGCGGCGGCATTCGTGTGCTGGGGCCAGCGATCGTTCATCGAATACCTGCTGCAAAGCCCCAATGCGAAACTGCGCGAGCGGCTGCTGCCGGACTTGCTCAGTGGCCGGTTGGCGGGTGCGACGGGCCTGTCCAATGCCATGAAGTTCTTGTCGGGCATCGAGACCCTGCAGATCAGCGCCGAACCCACCGACGACGGCTGGACCCTCAACGGCCGCCTGCATTGGGTGACCAACCTGCGCAAGAGCGGCTTCGTCGCCGCCGCTGCCATTGAGCACGCTGCGGGCGGCGCGCCGTTTATCCTGGCCATCCCCGATTCAGTGGCCGGGCTGCAGCGCTCCAGTGACTTGGAACTGCTCGGCTTGCAGTCGAGCAATACTGCCGCCCTCGGCTTGGAAGGCGTGGCGTTGAGCCGCGATTGGCTGCTGCATGAGGATGCGCGCAAGTTCCTGCCGGCGGTGCGCCCGGCGTTCCTGGGCTTGCAGTGTGGCCTGGCCATTGGCTTGGCCCGCCGCTCGTTGGCGGAAGTGGCCTACCATCTGGGCGCGACCCGTACGGTGTTGCGCGAAGAACTGGAAACCTTGCGCGTGACCCTGGAGCACCTGGTCACCGACCTCAAGAGCGGCCTGCTGGCCGGGCGGTTTGCGGCCGAGCCGGTGCCGTTGTTCAAGCTGCGCATCGCCCTGGCCGAGACAGCCACCAGCGCTGTGCAACTGGAACTGCAAGCCAGCGGCGGCAAGGCCTACCTCACGGCCCACGGCAGTGGGTTTGCGCGACGTTGGCGCGAGTCGGCGTTTGTGCCGATCGTGACCCCAAGCCTGGTGCAATTGCGCACCGAGTTGCAGCGCCAGGCCAACCTATGA
- a CDS encoding carboxymuconolactone decarboxylase family protein: protein MSRVPLLTPETAPEAAKPFLENALKGSGFIPNLLAVLANAPAALETYITVSGLNAKAELSLADREVVQLIAATTHGCDFCVAGHTAVARNKAKLPEEVIDALRQRGELPNARYETLAAFTREVIATRGDVSDAGFDAFRAAGYSDGQALEVILGVSLATLCNFANVFARTPLNPELAQYRWEKPAR from the coding sequence ATGTCCCGTGTACCGTTGCTCACCCCTGAAACCGCGCCGGAAGCGGCCAAGCCCTTCCTGGAAAACGCGCTGAAAGGCTCGGGCTTCATCCCCAATCTGCTGGCGGTATTGGCCAACGCCCCGGCGGCGCTGGAAACCTACATCACCGTGTCCGGCCTCAACGCCAAGGCCGAGCTGAGCCTGGCCGATCGCGAGGTGGTGCAGCTGATTGCCGCCACCACCCATGGCTGCGATTTCTGTGTGGCCGGCCACACCGCCGTGGCGCGCAACAAAGCCAAGTTGCCGGAAGAGGTCATCGACGCCCTGCGCCAACGCGGCGAACTGCCCAATGCCCGTTATGAAACACTTGCCGCCTTCACCCGCGAAGTGATCGCCACCCGTGGCGATGTCAGCGATGCAGGCTTCGATGCCTTCCGCGCAGCCGGTTACTCCGACGGCCAGGCCCTGGAAGTCATTTTGGGCGTCAGCCTGGCAACCCTGTGCAACTTCGCCAACGTGTTTGCCCGTACCCCGTTGAACCCGGAACTGGCGCAGTACCGCTGGGAAAAACCGGCACGCTGA
- a CDS encoding AraC family transcriptional regulator yields the protein MNSSSALVDWLLDSLELDTSLFHVGRYCGDWHASTHGLASASFHLVVQGQCWLHIEGDSTPHQLENGDAVFLLRDLVYRLSGEPTAAGAQECPRVPMVPLDRAADDGVGLVCGFFHFQSGLSAMIVDTLPAWIILRAGDPSLTAARNLFELILQECERVPAPSSALLERLCHLLFLYVLRQQVLDNTELGGLAALGRQPAFAHLLEQLIAHPADAWTLESMAACTGLSRSAFFKRFNELCGQSPGQVLLMMRMRHACQLFKQDQTVADVSLAVGYQSVAAFTRAFHKVTGQQPGAYRRSQIQN from the coding sequence ATGAATTCGTCCAGTGCACTTGTCGATTGGTTATTAGACAGCCTCGAACTCGACACCAGCCTGTTCCATGTCGGCCGTTACTGCGGCGATTGGCATGCGAGCACCCATGGCCTGGCGAGCGCGAGTTTTCACTTGGTGGTGCAAGGCCAGTGCTGGCTGCACATCGAGGGCGACAGCACGCCCCATCAACTGGAAAACGGCGATGCGGTGTTCCTGTTGCGGGACCTGGTCTATCGCCTGTCCGGCGAACCGACTGCGGCGGGCGCCCAGGAATGCCCCCGCGTGCCGATGGTGCCCCTGGACCGCGCCGCCGACGATGGCGTTGGCCTGGTGTGTGGGTTCTTTCATTTCCAGTCCGGCTTGTCCGCGATGATCGTCGACACCCTGCCCGCCTGGATCATTCTGCGCGCAGGCGACCCCTCACTGACCGCCGCGCGCAACCTGTTCGAACTGATCCTGCAAGAGTGCGAGCGGGTGCCCGCGCCCTCTTCTGCCTTGCTCGAACGGCTTTGCCATCTGCTGTTTCTGTACGTGCTGCGCCAACAGGTGCTGGATAACACCGAACTCGGCGGCCTGGCTGCGCTGGGCCGGCAGCCAGCGTTTGCCCACCTGCTGGAGCAATTGATCGCCCACCCGGCCGATGCCTGGACCCTGGAGAGCATGGCCGCGTGTACCGGGCTGTCGCGCTCGGCGTTTTTCAAGCGCTTCAATGAACTGTGCGGGCAGTCGCCGGGGCAGGTGCTGTTGATGATGCGCATGCGCCACGCCTGCCAGCTGTTCAAGCAGGATCAGACGGTGGCGGATGTGTCATTGGCGGTGGGTTATCAGTCGGTGGCGGCGTTTACACGGGCGTTTCACAAAGTGACCGGGCAGCAGCCTGGGGCGTATCGCAGGTCGCAGATACAGAATTGA
- a CDS encoding M91 family zinc metallopeptidase — MITQRPDFISAATKQHLPTLPTRPDAQDSIYTPPRLSDPGEGLVRSKSETLVDNGYMTIKREAKWDLSGGWPRLKSVSLIIDTGNKADTLYVGKGPDGHLNLQINGKDYAFDSIDPQGQPINLQINTRGGNDRVTISPDVNNPATIDGGDGDDTLTAGGGKTRLLGGAGNDTLRLGSNTGYAEGNDGDDTLIGGSGNAVMYGNNGNDQLYAGAGPVSKQSYLDGGSGDDRLYAGNGHTILHGGKGNDQLVGFDRTTFYTGKGKNQIINNRRGDRIYAKAGDAYDASQGSAFTKVKTSNAGDEGFSVVGRPKFKQRVADDFEFLRSSPTGQKMLEDMDREAANAGGKVTVREERENGNSYLFGSSELDKLRHDRDSKVERDDPRRGRVYDGQPGARADKGVLNYDPMDLGDPRKDTLEPPIVGLIHEMGHAYNGATGTNLPGRTLEHSPSEPAFSSQIPNTEFQVVGLPSSAQPYDFDNDPTTPPTATNPEHFTENGMLRELGLPERKSYLS; from the coding sequence GTGATTACCCAACGCCCCGACTTCATCAGTGCAGCGACCAAACAACATCTCCCCACCCTTCCCACGCGCCCCGACGCTCAAGACTCGATCTACACTCCGCCCCGGCTCTCCGACCCCGGCGAGGGCCTCGTTCGATCCAAATCCGAAACACTGGTCGATAACGGCTACATGACTATCAAACGAGAGGCTAAATGGGACCTGTCCGGAGGCTGGCCCCGACTCAAGAGTGTCAGCTTGATTATCGACACCGGGAATAAAGCCGACACCCTGTACGTCGGCAAGGGCCCAGACGGTCACCTGAACCTGCAAATCAATGGAAAGGATTATGCATTCGACAGCATCGACCCACAGGGCCAGCCCATCAATTTGCAAATCAACACCCGTGGCGGAAATGACAGGGTCACCATCAGCCCTGATGTGAATAACCCAGCCACGATTGATGGTGGTGACGGGGACGATACCCTGACCGCTGGCGGTGGCAAAACCCGTCTACTGGGTGGTGCGGGCAACGACACCCTTCGCCTCGGCAGCAACACGGGCTACGCGGAAGGTAATGACGGCGACGACACCCTCATCGGAGGCTCCGGCAATGCAGTCATGTATGGCAACAATGGCAATGATCAGCTGTATGCCGGCGCCGGCCCCGTGAGCAAGCAAAGCTACTTGGATGGCGGAAGTGGCGACGACCGCCTCTATGCTGGCAACGGACATACAATCCTCCATGGCGGTAAGGGCAACGACCAATTGGTAGGGTTTGACCGAACGACTTTTTATACCGGCAAAGGTAAAAACCAGATCATCAACAATAGGCGTGGCGATCGGATATACGCAAAAGCGGGTGATGCCTACGACGCCTCCCAAGGCTCCGCATTTACCAAGGTGAAGACCAGCAACGCCGGTGACGAAGGCTTTAGCGTCGTTGGTCGCCCTAAGTTCAAGCAGCGTGTCGCCGATGATTTCGAGTTCTTGCGCAGTTCGCCTACCGGGCAAAAGATGCTTGAGGACATGGACAGGGAAGCTGCCAACGCTGGAGGAAAAGTCACGGTCCGAGAAGAACGCGAAAACGGCAACAGCTACCTTTTTGGCAGCTCGGAACTGGATAAGCTGCGACACGACAGAGACAGCAAGGTCGAGCGTGATGACCCAAGACGCGGCAGAGTTTATGACGGCCAGCCCGGAGCCCGCGCCGATAAGGGGGTATTGAATTACGATCCGATGGATCTGGGTGACCCTAGAAAAGACACGCTTGAGCCTCCCATCGTCGGTTTAATCCACGAAATGGGGCATGCCTACAATGGCGCGACAGGAACCAACCTACCAGGCCGGACCCTGGAGCACTCACCGTCGGAACCAGCGTTTTCAAGTCAGATTCCCAACACCGAGTTTCAAGTGGTCGGTTTGCCGAGCAGCGCGCAACCCTATGACTTCGATAACGATCCTACTACCCCGCCCACCGCCACCAACCCCGAGCACTTTACGGAAAATGGCATGCTCCGGGAACTGGGGCTGCCTGAGCGCAAGAGTTACCTTTCTTAA
- a CDS encoding LysR family transcriptional regulator, with the protein MDRFNAMRVFTRIVELRGFAKAADSLQLPRASVTVLIKQLEAHLGVQLLQRTTRQVSPTLDGAAYYQRCVQLLSDLEETEAVFSTQRQNPRGTLSIDMPSGIGRLIVIPALPTFTARYPQIDLEISLNDRTVDLIREGVDCVLRGGQALDESLVARPLAMMNQVTLASRDYLERFGVPETLDDLAGHRMVEYVSRTSGKRFGLEFQVGSELREINLEKVIAVSSSDGYFAACEAGYGLIQAPYYHATRQLAQGTLVEVLPRLAPPAMALTALYPPHRQLSQRVRVFIDWLVEVCTHPDSPLQRQT; encoded by the coding sequence TTGGACCGTTTCAACGCGATGCGCGTGTTCACACGGATCGTCGAGTTGCGTGGCTTTGCCAAAGCCGCTGACAGCCTGCAACTGCCGCGCGCCTCGGTCACGGTGTTGATCAAGCAATTGGAAGCGCACCTGGGCGTGCAACTGTTGCAGCGCACCACGCGGCAAGTCAGCCCGACACTGGATGGCGCAGCGTACTACCAGCGCTGTGTGCAATTACTGTCGGACCTTGAGGAAACCGAGGCGGTGTTTTCTACGCAACGCCAGAACCCGCGTGGCACCTTGAGCATTGATATGCCCTCGGGCATCGGGCGCTTGATCGTGATTCCGGCCTTGCCGACATTCACGGCGCGTTACCCCCAGATTGATTTAGAGATCAGCCTGAATGATCGCACGGTAGACCTGATTCGCGAGGGTGTGGACTGTGTGCTGCGCGGCGGTCAGGCACTCGATGAGTCGCTGGTAGCCCGGCCATTGGCGATGATGAACCAGGTGACCCTGGCCAGCCGTGATTACCTCGAACGCTTCGGCGTGCCCGAAACGCTGGACGACCTGGCTGGCCATCGGATGGTCGAGTATGTCTCCCGTACCAGCGGCAAACGCTTTGGCCTGGAGTTCCAGGTGGGCAGTGAATTGCGCGAGATAAACCTGGAGAAGGTAATCGCGGTCAGCAGCTCCGACGGTTATTTCGCCGCGTGTGAAGCCGGCTATGGCTTGATTCAGGCGCCGTACTATCACGCCACGCGGCAACTGGCCCAAGGCACGTTGGTGGAAGTGCTGCCACGTCTTGCACCTCCCGCCATGGCGCTCACTGCGTTGTACCCACCCCATCGCCAACTGTCCCAGCGGGTGCGGGTGTTTATCGATTGGCTGGTGGAGGTGTGCACCCATCCGGACAGCCCATTGCAACGCCAGACGTGA
- a CDS encoding aldo/keto reductase: MHTRQLGTHGPRVSAIGLGCMGMSDFYTPGSDTREAIATLHRALELGVNFLDTADIYGPHTNEQLIGQAIAGKRDQVFLASKFGIVRDPANPALRGVNGRPEYIRNAIDGTLRRLGVETLDLYYQHRIDPQVAIEETVGAMAELVHQGKVRYLGLSEASAATLERAHRVHPISALQSEYSLWSRDQEHNGCLATCQRLGISFVPYSPLGRGFLTGALKNPDDFGADDYRRFSPRFQGENFDKNLALVKQVQALAADKGVSAGQLALAWVLAQGDFIIPIPGTKQRKYLEENVAALSIHLSPAELAALEAIFPAEATAGLRYPEAVMAMLDI, encoded by the coding sequence ATGCACACTCGTCAACTCGGCACACACGGTCCACGCGTCTCAGCCATCGGCCTCGGCTGCATGGGCATGAGCGATTTCTATACGCCCGGCAGCGACACCCGCGAGGCCATCGCCACCTTGCACCGCGCGCTGGAGCTGGGCGTCAACTTCCTCGACACCGCCGACATTTATGGCCCGCACACCAACGAACAACTGATCGGCCAAGCCATCGCCGGCAAACGTGACCAGGTGTTCCTGGCGAGCAAGTTCGGTATCGTGCGCGACCCGGCCAACCCTGCCTTGCGCGGCGTAAACGGTCGCCCTGAATACATCCGCAACGCCATCGACGGCACCCTGCGCCGCCTGGGGGTAGAGACCCTGGACCTTTACTACCAGCACCGTATCGACCCGCAGGTCGCTATCGAAGAAACCGTTGGCGCCATGGCCGAGTTGGTGCACCAGGGTAAAGTGCGTTACCTGGGCCTCAGCGAAGCCTCCGCCGCCACTCTGGAGCGTGCCCATCGGGTGCACCCGATCAGCGCCCTGCAAAGCGAGTACTCCCTGTGGAGCCGCGACCAGGAACACAACGGCTGCCTCGCCACCTGCCAGCGCCTGGGCATCTCCTTTGTGCCCTACAGCCCGCTGGGCCGTGGCTTCCTGACCGGCGCGCTGAAAAACCCAGACGATTTCGGAGCCGACGACTACCGGCGCTTCAGCCCGCGCTTCCAGGGCGAAAACTTCGACAAGAACCTGGCGTTGGTGAAGCAGGTGCAAGCGCTGGCAGCCGACAAAGGCGTGAGTGCCGGGCAACTGGCGCTGGCCTGGGTGCTGGCGCAAGGCGACTTCATCATTCCGATCCCGGGTACCAAGCAGCGCAAATACCTGGAAGAAAACGTGGCAGCGCTATCGATCCACCTCAGCCCGGCTGAGTTGGCGGCACTGGAGGCGATCTTCCCGGCCGAGGCCACCGCCGGCCTGCGCTACCCCGAGGCGGTGATGGCCATGCTGGATATCTGA
- a CDS encoding methyl-accepting chemotaxis protein gives MPPLRSIQARYTLFLVLFVLVLFVLTVVGIGQLVAPTLRHTEEQVVLNRIAEVAEQIQGELNKVQSQQRTITQTIPLLDSDAIDKVLPGLVDQYGELKVFGGGIWPLPNQRTPGRNKHSTFWHRDASGELAVNTFWNSDPAPNYYDQSWYKGGLASPRGQCAWAAAYKDDASQEPRTNCAMAIQRDGVPYGVATIDVTLGFFNDLVASKEKDIGGQMLIVEGDGKIISNSSRISGPVVLKNISELTGSSAFAGQVSKALAHRDQALQRSEFDNLGVASTFYMRPIEGTPWFLATALPTSLITAQRDDVLGTLALLQIPMVLLLVLLAVYAIRQLVQRMKSLKTNIDALSAGDADLTRRITIRAEDELGAIGHSVNRFIVYLQNMIGEVTQATGAMSSSLEQLQRTSAHTNQILVRHASETDQTVTAITEMSSTADTVAQNAAETAAFTQRANEHADRSRVVVGEASNSVSALIGEVSSATHSVENMRQDAARITETLGVIGAIAGQTNLLALNAAIEAARAGEQGRGFAVVADEVRALAARTQASTSQINEMLTRLTAGVSSSVAAMENTQASCQSAADATARVNTGLDEMAGSVSHINNLSTQIATAAEQQSAVTEEINRSMVQIRQMVEELVQSGHATETNTQSLLDANGRVIALMGRFKVR, from the coding sequence ATGCCCCCACTGCGCTCCATCCAAGCCCGCTATACCCTGTTCCTGGTGCTGTTCGTCCTGGTGTTATTTGTGTTGACGGTGGTGGGTATCGGCCAGTTGGTCGCCCCCACGCTGCGCCACACCGAAGAACAGGTGGTGCTCAACCGCATCGCCGAAGTGGCCGAACAGATCCAGGGCGAACTGAACAAGGTTCAGTCCCAGCAACGCACCATCACCCAGACCATCCCCTTGCTCGACAGCGATGCCATCGACAAAGTCCTGCCGGGCCTGGTCGATCAATATGGCGAACTGAAAGTCTTCGGTGGCGGGATTTGGCCGCTGCCCAACCAGCGCACACCGGGGCGCAACAAGCACAGCACGTTCTGGCACCGTGACGCGTCGGGCGAGCTGGCGGTTAATACCTTCTGGAACAGCGACCCTGCACCCAACTATTACGACCAGAGCTGGTACAAGGGCGGCCTCGCCTCACCGCGCGGTCAATGCGCCTGGGCCGCCGCCTACAAGGACGACGCCAGCCAGGAGCCACGCACTAACTGCGCCATGGCCATCCAGCGCGACGGCGTGCCCTATGGTGTCGCCACCATCGACGTGACCCTGGGCTTCTTTAATGACCTGGTGGCCAGCAAAGAAAAAGACATCGGCGGGCAAATGCTGATCGTCGAAGGTGACGGCAAAATCATCAGCAACAGCTCGCGCATCAGCGGCCCGGTGGTGTTGAAGAACATCAGCGAACTCACCGGCAGCTCGGCGTTCGCCGGCCAGGTCAGCAAAGCCCTGGCCCACCGCGACCAGGCGCTGCAACGCAGTGAGTTCGACAACCTGGGTGTGGCCAGCACCTTCTACATGCGCCCCATCGAAGGCACGCCGTGGTTCCTCGCCACTGCCCTGCCCACCTCGCTGATCACCGCCCAGCGCGATGACGTGCTCGGCACCCTGGCCTTGCTGCAAATCCCGATGGTGTTGCTGCTGGTGCTGCTCGCGGTGTATGCGATCCGCCAACTGGTGCAGCGCATGAAGTCGCTGAAAACCAATATCGACGCGCTGTCGGCCGGCGATGCCGACCTGACCCGACGTATCACCATCCGCGCCGAAGACGAACTGGGCGCTATTGGTCACTCGGTCAACCGTTTTATCGTCTACCTGCAGAACATGATCGGCGAAGTCACCCAAGCCACCGGTGCCATGTCGTCGAGCCTTGAGCAACTGCAACGCACCTCGGCGCACACCAACCAGATCCTGGTACGGCATGCTTCGGAGACCGATCAGACGGTTACCGCCATCACCGAAATGAGCTCCACCGCCGACACCGTGGCGCAAAACGCCGCTGAAACCGCCGCGTTCACCCAGCGCGCCAATGAGCACGCCGACCGTTCCCGCGTGGTCGTGGGCGAAGCGTCCAATAGCGTCAGTGCCTTGATCGGCGAAGTGTCGAGCGCCACCCACAGCGTGGAAAACATGCGCCAGGACGCGGCGCGCATCACCGAAACCCTCGGCGTGATCGGCGCGATTGCCGGCCAGACCAACCTGCTGGCCCTCAACGCCGCGATCGAAGCCGCGCGTGCCGGCGAGCAAGGCCGTGGGTTTGCGGTGGTTGCCGATGAAGTCCGCGCGCTTGCGGCACGCACCCAGGCCAGCACCTCGCAGATCAACGAGATGCTGACGCGCCTGACCGCCGGGGTCAGTTCTTCGGTCGCGGCCATGGAAAACACCCAGGCCAGTTGCCAGTCGGCGGCGGATGCCACGGCGCGGGTGAACACCGGGCTGGATGAGATGGCCGGCTCCGTCAGCCATATCAACAACCTCAGCACCCAGATCGCCACGGCCGCCGAGCAACAGAGCGCGGTGACCGAGGAGATCAACCGCAGCATGGTGCAGATCCGACAAATGGTCGAAGAGCTGGTACAGAGCGGCCACGCCACTGAAACCAATACCCAAAGCCTGCTGGATGCGAATGGCCGGGTGATTGCCTTGATGGGTCGATTCAAGGTGCGGTGA